The Phaenicophaeus curvirostris isolate KB17595 chromosome 23, BPBGC_Pcur_1.0, whole genome shotgun sequence genome includes the window TGCGGACACTGCTCCAAAGAGGGAAGCCGCAACTCAGGTTTCCTGGGAGCACAGATGTCTCTAGATGACAGATCCGCTTCCCAGAAAAAGACATGACCTGATTCAGTCCCAGAGGAGACAGTAGGGAAGTCCCCGTGCAGTggatggaagaggaaaagcCCCAAATATTCCCGATTTCCCTGGGCTCCCAGCAGTGATGGCTTCAGGTGAGCAGGACTTAGCTGGGTGGTGGAAGGTGCAACCTTTCTGCCCTGCATCTCGAGCAGACCCTAGCGAGCTCAGCATAGTGTGGCGAGGCTGCTCTGCAAGGGTGAAGGAGCTTATGGCACCTCTGGGCAGGCTAGGCACAAGGTCACAAACCTGCATGGAGACACGACCACCTTTACGCCAGCTTGGGCCAAAGGACCAGCCCAGCAGTGAAGCGTCCacacagcccttctctggagCAACAAGCCCACCATTAGGAGCTAGCAGCACAGGCCAGCATACACTTCCTTCTCCATAAACCCTTTTTCATTCCCAGCCTCACACACAGATCCAGGGGATGACatgagaggggatgggagacTGGCTTCCTCTGCCTGCTGAGAGACCAGCAGGATGATGCTGTAAGGGTCCCCCATACACTTGGACCCACACATCAGCGCTCAGACACAAATGGGCACCCTGTTGGGTTCTAGGCACCTTCACTGAGCAGAGCTGTAAgtccagagcagcaggaggtgggcagctcccaccagcccagctgtAAAGTCACAAGTCCCCTTTGGTGCTGGCAACTTCCTGAACAACCAGAAAGTCACTCATGGTTCAGCACAGTCCCGGGGGGGAGACACTGCTGCCAAAACCAAGCACTCCTATATCCTTTTCATTCTCTGAATCTGGCAACACATGGTGTCTTTCTAACCCTCTGAGCCCAAAGGTAGGTGAGGACCTTGAAATGCAAGTAATCATCTTACACGCTTTACTAGGAGACCTCGAGTTACAGTGTTTGCAGACACGATGTCCGAAGGGCATCCTCAGaggaaggcaggcagagaaaaagCCCAGCATTCAGCAGGTTTGCTGAGCCAGCGCTGGTCACTGGACACCCAGTATGCGTCGGGATCCTCCCTCAGTTCAAGTGTAGCACAAAGCCAGCCTGGCCCCTGTCCCACCTCCACCAGCAGGACTGAAGCAGCCTTCCTGTGGCTGCTGATATCCTGGTCCTGCCAGACGAAGCCATTAGAGAAAAGACACCACATTTCACATTCTGTGCTGCCTCAGGGACGGCCTTGGTCTTTGGCAATGCCAGAGGGATGAGAGAAGGGCTGGACACACGGCTGTCTCACAAGGGTGGGCAAAGAAACAGGGAGATTAGCCCAGGGCAACCTAGGACAACACCAGACCATGGCGCCCAGTGCCAGGGCAGCACTTCTCTCCCTCACTGGCTGCAGGAGGTCGGTGCTGCCATCAGGAGAAGTGccatgcagagctgctgctgtgagacCTCCCTGAACACACCACAAACCTAGGCTGTGAGGCTTTTCCACAAACCTAGGCTGTGAAACCTAGGCTTTTTCAGGAGGATGGTGCATGTGTCAAGCAATGGGGACCAGGATTCAGAGCTGTCTGGGGGACAGGAAGAGCATCAGTATCAGAAACaccatggccagcaggagcagggaaatgattctgcccctggacGTGACACTGGCGAGGCCACACTGTGAAtactgagttcagttttggggcctgcactacaagaaagacattgaggggctggagtacatccagagaagagaacggagctgggttGGAGCCCAGctgggctggagcccagggattCTGGCAttggctgagggacctgaggctgattagcctggagaagaggaggctgaggggagacctcattgctctctggaccttctggaaaggaggttgtgatgaggtgggtgttggtctcttctcccagggtgataggacaaaagggaatggcctcaagttgtgccagagcaggttcagattggacattaggaaatacttcttcactgaaaggattctcaggccctggtagaggctgcccagagaggtggttgagtgcctgtccctgaaggggtttaaaagctgggtagatgaggtgctcagggatgtggtttagtagtggacaggtatggttggacctgattatctcaaaagtcttttccaacctagggattccatgattccatgattctatgaagagctttacaccaagaaaagaaaaatggctgAAGGGTGCAAAAGGCCCTAGAGAGACACTGAAGAGTTTATTATCATAGCAGAGGAAAAAGCTCTGATTACATTGTGAAACAATGGTATGAGATTGCTTAGCCTCAGCCCCTGGTCCACAGGAGGGATGGAGACCGGCATTACTGCAGGTGGGGCTGGAAGGTGTGAGGATGCCTCCACCTCACCCCTGCAGGAGCCACCAACCAGTCCTGTGTAGGGAGAAATGCTCTGAAACATCCTGGCCCTGCAGCGTTTAACCTGGCTAATGATTACCTAGGGAGGACATGGCCATTCAAGGGCACAGGCTGCAAACAGCCCTTGTGCCTTTGCTTacacagcacacacagctgGGCCATTCCCACAGCCAACACCCAGAGAGAGCAAGAGCAACAGGGAAATGCCggctggggagcagcatccAAGGGCTTGAGCTAGGAGAGCAGCCCAGAGGCTGCTGCCcaacccagctctgctcagaaCTTCCCCCAAGCAAGAACTGACCCCGATGTACAGAGGTGCATCTCTCTGCAGATATATTTTTGCATCCAAAAGCTAATCTGGTAAAACAGGGATCTCGTTCGTAGTCTTAGAAGATGTGTCAGGAGTTAATTTGAAGATCTGGGGTCATGACAAAGGCCTCTTTTTGTGTCTTCTACTTGGAGATCCCACAAGTTTTGCCAAACACCCTCTCACCTGCCCAGAGAGCAAGTGCTTTCTCCTCCAGGGCCAGCTGCAGCGGTTTTACAGCAAACTCCTTCCTTTCATTACCCAGTTCAGCCTTCTGCATCCTCAGGATCCTGCCTGAAGCCTGTGATGAGAAATAACTGGTCTTCAGTCAACGTGTGATCCCAACTCTGCCATGAGAGAGTGTCAAAACCCTGAGAAATCAGAGTGTGGCCATGGCTGCAGGGATGACCACCTACCTGAGAGGCACCCCTCCCAAAACCTCATCCAAAGCCACCCTCTGACCAAAAGCTGAAGGTATCAGGCTCTGTGCTTCACCAAAACCTGACAACAAAATGTCAGGGCCAAGAGGCTGAAAAATGGAGATGCTACTTtgcttgaatcatagaatcacagaatcatagaatcatgcagTCATTAAGcatggaaaagacctgtaagatcatcaagcccaaccatcagcccaaccccactgtgcccacTAAATCATGttcccaagtgccacatctacacattctTAGAACAACTCTGGGGATGGGGAATCcactactgccctgggcagcctctgccagggcttcaccactctttcaggaaagaaatctttcctaatatccaatctgtacttccccagcacagcttgaggccatttcctctgaacctatctcttgttacttgggagaagagacctgcacccacctcatcacaacctcacagcctcctttctgggagcttcagagagcaatgaggtctcctctcagcctcctcttctccaggctaaagagcCCCAGCTGCCTCAGgcactcccagaacccctgggctccagacccttccccttctctcgatgtgctccagcccctcaatgtcatTTCTGTGTTGagtggcccaaaactgaacccagtatTTGAGTTATGGACTCACCAGAGCTgagagaagggggaagattcCTTCCTTGCTCCTGTTGGCACATGTGCTGGACATTGTGGGATCAAAGGGCCAGACAATGCTGGTGTGAACCCTGCACAAGAGACCATCAGCTCCGAGATCCTACCTGCTCACTCCTACTGCTTCCTGGGCCCTGGCACCAGGCTCAGCCACCTCACAAGATTGGCTCTTGGCTTTGCCCACCACGGTGTCCAGCATTGTGGATCTGCTGGCTCGTCACCGTGCCTGCCCTGAGCTCTGCTCCCCACAGATGTGCCTGTGGGACCTGCCTTTGGCCACCTGGATGGAGCACTGCAGGGCTTGTCTGCAGCACTGAAGAAGGAGAGAGTGTGTCCCCGTTTTGGAGAATAAACATAGGGCACGTCCTCCAACAGGTACACTTCTCTCTTAATGTGAATATTTTGACACTGGGACTGGcacccagggatggggtggAATCTCTGCCTTTGGAGCATTTCAAAACTTGAATGAACTGGCTTGGAGAAACCTATTGCAGGTTTTAAGCCAGATCTGCACAGAGCAGAAGGTTGGACCagagacctccagaggtccctccgAAACTAATTCTTCCTGTGATTCTTTCAGCATCCTTAACTCTCACTCTTTGCTGGCCAGGGAAAAGGAATGTGTCCACCCATAAATTCCCACCTAAGGCAATCTGGGGGAAGCCAAGGACTGGGTTTGTCTGGCTGTGAGTACAGTTGGGTTTATAGCATAAGTTTTGGTTTCGTGGCTGTGAGAAAGCCAAGGCTTGACGTGTCTCTCCTATATCCCTCCCACTCGAGGTagtgttatttttcttgtgaAGAGGGAACCACTTAAAATGGATCTCACAAGTGTGTCTCATCAGCTTGAGTGAACAGAAAAGTGAATATGAGCTGATCTGAGTTAAATTAAGTCCACTTCAGTTATCAATTAGGGGTTCAAAGCCACTTAATTAATACACTTCAGCATTGCCAATCCAAAGAGATACCTTCCATCCACTTTCATTGCTCTGCAACGGAACAACACGACTCAATTCACATGATGTTTGAGGACCTTGCTGAACCTTACCTAAGCCCAGATCCAAAATCTTCTTCTGATTCAGCAGACCTAGAACAATTTCCAGCACTGTATTAACCCTTTACTCCCCATTCATCAGGCAGTAGCTGCTGAAATAGCTTAAAACCAGCAGCAGATCTCAGCTCTGGAGATCTCCTAACTTTTCATATGTTCTTGAGTTTCCAAaactctctcctttctcttagagccacaaagatgatccgagggctggagaacttcccatacaaggacaggctgagagagttggggttgttcagcctggagaaaagaaggctgtggggagcccctagagtagcttccagtactgaaagtggctcctggaaagctggggacagtGTTTTTACCAAGGACAAGGAGTAACAGTCTTAAATTAAGGGAGGGAAGATTTATACTggatttcaggaagaaatgtttcacactgagggtggtgaaacactgccACAGGTAgcccagagaagtagtggacgccccatccctggaaacattcaaggtcaagttggctggggctctgagcagcctggtctggttgAAGTTATCTCTGCTCCTGAAGaggggctggactggatgacctgtaaaactcccttctaacccaaaccattctatgattatcttcTCTCAGATCATCGACAGTTGAACCTGCTGGAGATACACAAATCTCCAAACAACACTGACAGCTGAGGCTTCTCAttatatttttgtgttgttttggcAACAAATTCTCATTCCACACTTGCCTCCCCAAAGGATGATTTCAATTCCATTTCAAGCAAAAGATCAAACTCAAGTCTTCCAAGGTCCCCTCAAGCCAACATTTGTAGGCCAACAAGTCCTGTTTCACAGCAGTCCCTGCCTTCTCAGAGGTGAGAAGTGCTTCTCTGTCCTGGTTCTCCTGCCAGTTCTTGGTGGTCACTCCCAGAAATTATCATCCAGCCCCATCGCTCTCCTCTTCAAGCAGCATTAGTGGAGCATGGGCAAGCTGTTTCCTTTGGGTGCAAACACACCCAGATCTGACTTGGATGTGCAAGTGTCTGGCTGCATCTCAGATCCAGACAGGTTCCTGCTTCCCACTCTAGAATGCTCAGTCTGTAGCCAAACAAAGAGCTTTCCCTCTGTCCctttgtctctttctctctttccttcttcctttcttcctacAAATTCTTCCTTCcagttctttctttccttcctttcttttttatttttcctttctttattatttttcctttctttattttttcttctttcttttttttaccttctttttcttcctttcttctttccttctttctttcttccgtccttccttttcctctgcatcCATTTGAATGACAAGGGTTTCTGATTACAGTTCTCCTGGGGAATCAAACAACAAGGCTGCTGCTCACTTACTGATTGGCAGATTAAAACAGATAAAGGGAGAGATTTGTATATTGACTCTGTGTTTATGCAACTCATGTGCAAGGCCTGGCCAGGAGCAAAGGGGGATATGACCCACATAAATAATAACGAgcagtatttttaaactaaatcaTCTGGAAAATTCACAGATGATTCCGTCGGTTCCTTCTATTGTGTCACCAGAGGGTCATAAATAATTCAGCCTTGCTCAAATATTTATGGAAATCAATTTAGCTCTCAGTCCAACGTCACCTCCCTGAGAAAACAGTTTCCTTTCATATCTCAAGTGCAAACTGACTGCCCTCCATCTCACCAGCCTCCCCAGAGCTGAGGGCACCTGTAGCCTCCCAGCAACACACCCGGGTGCCAGCCCAGCCAAGCAGGTCCCCAGACAGCTCTGGGGCTATGGGGATCACCAGGAAGGTGAAGCTGCATGTGCTTCTTCCGGGGGAAGAGGAGGTCCAGCACCTTCTGCTGTGACCATTCTGAGCTTCAGGATGGGGCATTTGTTCTGGCCCCGGACAATTGTCTGCTCCAGAGACGAGGGACGGCACTTGGCAAAGCTCCTGGCACATGGAGATCAGCCCCTGTCCAGGTGACAAGCGGTGCCTGGAGAAACGATCACTGCACAGGAGAGAAAGGCTCCCCAATGCAATCGAAGGTCACAAAACACACTCCTAGAGGAGCAAGCAGCCTTGGGGAGATCCCCATGCCCACTCCCAGGGCAAGGTCCATGCACGGCTTTGCCATACCCACTGCGGAGCAGCTGCTGCGTGATCTGCACCACAACAGCTTGCTTCCTCACCTCCCTTCTGGCTGACAAATGGCAAGGATTCCCCATGATTATATAGCAAGACAAAAGGCACAACTCCACGATGAATGAGAGACCCAGGATCCCATTGCTATGCATTCTGAACAAGGTGCTCTGGCTGGCTCTGGCAGGGCACATCCCTTCAGAAGCCCAGTGGCTGTGATAAAAGCAGAAGACATGGTGTAAGATCCAGTGGCAGTCCAGGCACCAGAAACTCAAAGTCTCTTCTGCAACACAAACCACCGATCCCTTCCTGCTGACAGTCATCCAGCACAGAGGAAGGAGGATAAGACATCAGGCCCAAGCATTGTGTGAAATGACCCAGCTATGTCAGACTCCAGCTCTTCTCTTTCCAAGCTTTGGAGGTCTCTGTGATTCTCCAGTTTACTAGGAGTTGAACATCCAAAAGCACTGACCCACAAACCCAAACTAGAGACCaaagagcagaagcagcatggGCTCTTGACTTGTGCTGAGCAGAAAGATGCTGGAAAAGGAGACGCTCCAGTTGCAGAGCCACAGGTCCTCCAAGCAGGTATGAACACTGTCTCTGCTTGGTAGAGGACAGCAAAACTCAGCTTCCAGTGATGGTCCACGATGGAGACCCCACAGAACTGGTGAGTGTTTGGCATGCTCCATGCGGCAAAATGGGAACTCTGTACAGCCCCATCCCAAAGGACAGAGCCAGGTAGGGTGACTTGGAAGTCCATGGGAAGACTCGCACCTGCATGGCCTTCACCTGAGTAAACACAGAGGAGACGGAAGCCCTTGCAAAGCTGGTGCCACTTAACTGGTTATCATTAGATATGATGGGGCCCAGACTCAGCTCAAATTGCcaagctgaagaaagcaaaggctATAGAAATGACCACCAAATTGTAACAAAATGGTGTCGTTCCTCTACCATGGCTTCTCTACTCAAAAGTAAAccccagaacagaaaaatatcaaacaaaACAGTGCCACGGACTAGGCATGCAGAGCTTCACATCTGCTTTCCAAGGTTTTCTGCTAGGGTCAGGTGTCTCAGCACCATACTGTTGAttcccttctgcttttcagcCTCTCCTGTTTCACTTGTACATGACAGCAATGCTGAGGCATCCTCAAGGCCCATGCACATGTCATGCCTGCACCTCTGAGGATGACACTAGATGAGAGCACCACTGCTGTTCCCACAGGGAAGAGGACCAGTGATCCACAGCAGGAACACTCGCAAGGGCTTCTGTAGGTGGTTCTGCAagtggctggagcacctcacatatgaggacaggctgagagagttgggcttgttcagcctggagaagagaaggctctgaggagaccttagagcgaccttccagtacccgaaagggctacaagaaagctggggagagactgttcacaaaggcatggaatgataggactgggggaatggctttaaattggagaggggaagatttagactagacataaggaggaaattctttactatgaggccctggcccaggttgtccagggaagttgtggctgctccatccctggaggcgttcaaggccaggttggatagttctttaagcacctccagtgggagatgtccctgtctatggcaggggcattggaattagaagttctttaaggtcccttccaactcaaatcattctatgattctatgaaacccttCAGTTCAGGCGACCCTCCCAAAGGGGCCAcccctcttctccatgctggCTGCTTTCCCTGCTAGGGTTTCCAAGGAGCCAGCAGCTTCAGTGTGGAAAGGAGGAAGGTCCAGTGGAGCAAACCAGAGCCGTCAGCCCTGGCCAGGAAAGCTGCAGTAGTCATTATGCATTGCCTGCACAGCAAGGAGCAGTGAGATGCTGCAGCTCCCACCATAGAGGTATGTTTTCCACAGCATTCCAGGGCGTGGTAGAAAAAGGGATCAGAATGTGTCCAGATGCTGCAAACACAGAACAgcttcactggaaaaaaaaaaaaaagatcccttGTTAGGGGAAAATCTGAGGGAAAATTTTGACAGAAAGCTGGGTAGAATCCTGTTTCTgggattttgtttctgtttagaAAAGTCCCTCTCCTGTCCAGCATTGATGACTTGGGGCCTTTGAAAGAGCATTTAGACTTGTCAGACTGGTGATTCCCTGCAGATGGAAGAAATGGatgtttctgggctgcagggtcCTGAACTGCCCAACAGTTGGGATCCACCTCACAACTATCTGTAACTCGGAACCCTGTCATAAAAGCATCTGCCTCTGCACTCAGCGCAAGGACATCGCCTGCTCTCTCTGCAGAGCTCTTCCATATGCATTAGCTCTGTTTTATTGAAAAAGGGGTTAATTTGTGCCCTCTTCTCCTCAAGCACTGTAACACAATCAGTCTCAACAGAGCTACTtggctttctcttcccttctccagccgTCACTTCTTggcttttaataaattattcagCTTTCCTAAATATGCATAGGGGTCTCATTAACAACtaattttgcttatttaaaaCAACTGCATAATCAAACCTCTATAGTGTTTTGCCTTTCTTATAATCATGAATTATTCATGGACTGGGAATCTGCATACAAATTTATTGATTCTTAAAAAGGTGCATTTTtcacagcctggaaaaaaacaaaccctgttTATTCTGGTTTGTAGCATTTTGGCCCAAATTCCCATGTAACAAATCATATGGCGTTTTCCTGGGAACAGACGGCAGGCAAACCCATAGCATCACCAAATGCACCTGGAATTCCTGACTGCAACAAGAGGAAGT containing:
- the LOC138730414 gene encoding LOW QUALITY PROTEIN: large ribosomal subunit protein eL8-like (The sequence of the model RefSeq protein was modified relative to this genomic sequence to represent the inferred CDS: inserted 3 bases in 2 codons; substituted 2 bases at 2 genomic stop codons); amino-acid sequence: MVLLGVEHPKALTHKPKLETKEQKQHGLLTCAEQKDAGKGDAPVAEPQVLQAGMNTVSXLVEDSKTQLPVMVHDGDPTELVSVWHAPCGKMGTLYSPIPKDRARXGDLEVHGKTRTCMAFTXVNTEETEALAKLVPLNWLSLDMMGPXDSAQIAKLKKAKAIEMTTKL